The Streptomyces sp. CC0208 genome window below encodes:
- a CDS encoding Trm112 family protein, with product MPLEAGLLEILACPACHAPLKEQDTELICTGQDCGLAYPVRDGIPVLLVDEARRPA from the coding sequence ATGCCGCTCGAAGCCGGCCTCCTGGAGATCCTCGCCTGCCCGGCCTGCCACGCCCCCCTCAAGGAGCAGGACACCGAGCTGATCTGCACCGGCCAGGACTGCGGCCTGGCATACCCCGTCCGCGACGGCATCCCCGTGCTCCTCGTCGACGAGGCCCGCCGCCCCGCCTGA
- a CDS encoding SIS domain-containing protein, protein MLDESLLDTPEALSEADRRGLLRGAAEAGARVRTAARHAAEAGVNDLKPDGRPRAVLIAGPGAAATHVADLLGTLAGAGSPVTRLAPTGVAPAAGALRWELPGWAGSVDLLLIATPDGTEPGLSLLADQAYRRGCTVVAVAPARTPLFEAVEGAHGLFVPMATAPYEQNTPLTASAPGVLWALLTPLLAILDRASLLTAPPDTLEKIAGRLDHIAERCGPAIATYSNPAKTLAAELADALPVIWTEGTSAGPAGRRFAAALAELSGRPSVVSELPEALAAHSTLLSGPLAAGADPDDFFRDRVEEPPALHARVVLLRDRPIGGLSAAPAARDLALSHDTPISELEPESGGEIETLAELIAVTDFAAVYLALASGA, encoded by the coding sequence ATGCTCGACGAATCGCTGCTAGACACCCCCGAGGCCCTCTCGGAGGCCGACCGCCGAGGCCTGCTCCGCGGTGCCGCGGAGGCCGGCGCCCGCGTCCGCACGGCAGCCCGGCACGCCGCCGAGGCCGGGGTGAACGACCTCAAGCCGGACGGCCGCCCGCGCGCGGTCCTCATCGCGGGCCCCGGCGCCGCCGCCACCCACGTGGCCGACCTCCTCGGCACACTCGCCGGCGCCGGCAGCCCCGTCACCCGCCTCGCCCCCACCGGCGTGGCCCCCGCCGCGGGCGCCCTGCGCTGGGAACTCCCGGGCTGGGCCGGCTCGGTCGACCTGCTCCTGATCGCCACCCCCGACGGCACCGAACCGGGCCTGTCCCTGCTCGCCGACCAGGCCTACCGCCGCGGCTGCACGGTCGTCGCCGTGGCTCCCGCCCGCACCCCGCTCTTCGAGGCGGTCGAGGGCGCGCACGGTCTGTTCGTGCCCATGGCGACGGCGCCGTACGAGCAGAACACGCCCCTCACCGCATCCGCCCCCGGCGTCCTGTGGGCCCTGCTCACCCCGCTCCTGGCGATCCTCGACCGCGCCAGCCTGCTCACCGCCCCGCCCGACACCCTCGAGAAGATCGCCGGCCGCCTTGACCACATCGCCGAGCGCTGCGGCCCCGCCATCGCGACCTACAGCAACCCGGCCAAGACCCTCGCCGCCGAACTCGCCGACGCGCTCCCGGTGATCTGGACCGAGGGCACCTCCGCGGGCCCCGCGGGCCGTCGTTTCGCCGCGGCTCTCGCCGAGCTCTCCGGCCGCCCGTCCGTGGTCTCCGAGCTGCCCGAGGCCCTCGCCGCGCACAGCACGCTGCTCTCCGGACCGCTGGCCGCAGGCGCCGACCCCGACGACTTCTTCCGCGACCGCGTCGAGGAACCCCCCGCGCTGCACGCACGCGTGGTGCTCCTTCGCGACCGTCCGATCGGTGGTCTCAGCGCCGCCCCGGCCGCCCGTGACCTGGCCCTGAGCCACGACACGCCGATCAGCGAGCTGGAACCGGAGTCCGGTGGCGAGATCGAGACCCTCGCGGAACTGATCGCCGTCACGGATTTCGCCGCCGTTTACCTGGCGCTCGCCTCGGGGGCCTGA
- the manA gene encoding mannose-6-phosphate isomerase, class I has product MDRLDNTVRPYAWGSTTAIPELLGVEPTGEPQAEMWMGAHPGAPSRTGRGTLVEVIDADPAKELGAEAVAKFGPRLPFLLKILAAGAPLSLQVHPDLAQAKEGYDDEERRGIPVDAGHRNYKDANHKPELICALTEFDGLCGFREPTRAAELLDALSVDSLKPYVDLLHARPEEAALREVLTAVLTADRAEMAHTVTEAAAACARLGGEHAPYADIAHHYPGDPGVIAAMLLNHVRLQPGEALFLGAGIPHAYLNGLGVEIMANSDNVLRCGLTPKHVDVPELLRIVRFEAADPGVLRPEASPDGEEVYETPIDEFRLSRYVLPEGAATHDLTRPTPQILLCTAGSVRAGEHELSPGQSVFVPAGEKAEVSGTGTVFRATVIV; this is encoded by the coding sequence ATGGACCGCCTCGACAACACCGTCCGCCCCTACGCCTGGGGTTCCACCACCGCCATCCCCGAACTCCTCGGCGTCGAACCGACCGGTGAACCGCAGGCGGAGATGTGGATGGGCGCCCATCCGGGAGCGCCCTCCCGAACCGGTCGGGGCACACTCGTCGAGGTCATCGACGCGGACCCGGCGAAGGAGCTCGGCGCCGAGGCGGTCGCCAAGTTCGGTCCCCGCCTGCCCTTCCTGCTCAAGATCCTCGCCGCAGGCGCCCCGCTCTCCCTCCAGGTACACCCCGACCTCGCCCAGGCGAAGGAGGGTTACGACGACGAGGAGCGCCGCGGCATCCCCGTGGACGCGGGCCACCGCAACTACAAGGACGCCAACCACAAGCCCGAACTGATCTGCGCGCTCACCGAGTTCGACGGCCTGTGCGGCTTCCGTGAACCCACGCGCGCGGCCGAGCTGCTCGACGCGCTCAGCGTCGACTCCCTCAAGCCGTACGTCGACCTCCTGCACGCCCGCCCCGAGGAGGCGGCCCTGCGCGAGGTCCTGACGGCCGTCCTGACCGCCGACCGCGCGGAGATGGCCCACACGGTCACCGAGGCCGCGGCCGCCTGCGCTCGCCTCGGCGGTGAGCACGCCCCGTACGCCGACATCGCCCACCACTACCCGGGCGACCCGGGCGTCATCGCCGCGATGCTCCTCAACCACGTCCGCCTCCAGCCCGGCGAGGCCCTGTTCCTCGGCGCGGGCATCCCGCACGCGTACCTCAACGGCCTGGGCGTCGAGATCATGGCCAACTCCGACAACGTCCTGCGCTGCGGCCTCACCCCCAAGCACGTCGACGTCCCCGAACTCCTGCGCATCGTCCGCTTCGAGGCCGCCGACCCCGGCGTGCTCCGCCCCGAGGCGTCCCCCGACGGGGAGGAGGTCTACGAGACTCCCATCGACGAGTTCCGACTGTCCCGGTATGTCCTCCCCGAGGGTGCCGCCACCCATGACCTGACCCGCCCGACTCCGCAGATCCTGCTCTGCACGGCAGGTTCCGTGCGAGCCGGGGAACACGAACTGAGCCCCGGCCAGTCGGTGTTCGTACCGGCGGGCGAGAAGGCCGAGGTGTCCGGCACGGGCACGGTCTTCCGGGCGACCGTGATCGTGTGA
- a CDS encoding cation diffusion facilitator family transporter: MSASGGTRAIVAALGANLAIAASKFVAFAFSGSSSMLAEGVHSLADSGNQFLLLVGGKKSQREATPQHPFGYGRERYIYAFLVSIVLFSVGGMFAVYEGYEKIKHPHEIEHWYWPVGVLVFAIIAEGFSFRTAIKESNPLRGSLSWKEFVRRAKAPELPVVLLEDFGALVGLVLALGGVGLALLTGDGVWDGIGTLCIGILLILIALVLAVETKSLLLGESAGVEAVHKIEAAIVDGDTVTGIIHMRTLHLGPEELLVAAKIAVQHDDTAGEVASAINAAESRIREAVPIARVIYLEPDIYSEAEARKGPDREATPGGPVQHPAEH, translated from the coding sequence ATGAGCGCGTCAGGCGGAACCAGGGCGATCGTGGCGGCACTCGGCGCCAACCTCGCGATCGCGGCATCCAAGTTCGTGGCGTTCGCGTTCAGCGGCTCGTCGTCGATGCTCGCCGAGGGCGTGCACTCGCTCGCCGACTCCGGAAACCAGTTCCTGCTGCTCGTCGGCGGCAAGAAGTCCCAGCGCGAGGCCACCCCGCAACACCCCTTCGGCTATGGCCGCGAGCGCTACATCTACGCCTTCCTGGTCTCCATCGTCCTCTTCTCGGTCGGCGGCATGTTCGCCGTCTACGAGGGCTACGAGAAGATCAAGCACCCGCACGAGATCGAGCACTGGTACTGGCCGGTGGGCGTCCTCGTCTTCGCGATCATCGCCGAGGGCTTCTCCTTCCGGACTGCCATCAAGGAGTCCAACCCGCTGCGCGGCAGCCTCTCCTGGAAGGAGTTCGTGCGCCGGGCCAAGGCTCCCGAACTCCCGGTCGTGCTCCTGGAGGACTTCGGCGCCCTCGTCGGCCTGGTCCTCGCCCTGGGCGGCGTCGGCCTGGCCCTGCTCACCGGTGACGGCGTCTGGGACGGCATCGGCACCCTCTGCATCGGCATCCTGCTCATTCTGATCGCCCTCGTCCTGGCGGTGGAGACCAAGTCCCTGCTGCTTGGCGAGTCCGCCGGCGTCGAGGCGGTCCACAAGATCGAGGCCGCGATCGTCGACGGGGACACCGTCACCGGCATCATCCACATGCGCACGCTCCACCTCGGCCCCGAGGAACTGCTCGTCGCCGCCAAGATCGCCGTCCAGCACGACGACACGGCCGGCGAGGTCGCCTCCGCGATCAACGCCGCCGAGTCCCGCATCCGCGAGGCCGTCCCCATCGCCCGCGTCATCTACCTCGAACCGGACATCTACAGCGAGGCCGAGGCCCGCAAGGGCCCCGACCGCGAGGCGACCCCCGGGGGACCGGTGCAGCACCCCGCCGAGCACTGA
- a CDS encoding phosphomannomutase/phosphoglucomutase: MAVADLSQLVKAYDVRGVVPDQWDETLAELFGAAFVQVTGASAIVTGHDMRPTSPALSRAFARGAAARGVDVTEIGLCSTDQLYYASGALNLPGAMFTASHNPAQYNGIKMCRAGAAPVGQDTGLTEIRELVERWSETGAPEPTGPTGTIVRRDTLEDYAAHLLSLVDLTSIRPLKVVVDAGNGMGGHTVPTVFSGLPLDTVPMYFELDGTFPNHEANPLDPANIVDLQKRVREEGADLGIAFDGDADRCFVVDEHGDPVSPSAVTALVAARELARHGGKGTVIHNLITSWSVPEVVEENGGTPVRTRVGHSFIKAEMARTGAIFGGEHSAHYYFKDFWNADTGMLAALHVLAALGGQEGPLSSLVAQYDRYAGSGEINSTVADQADRLAAVRAAYEGQEGVRLDELDGLTITTADWWFNVRPSNTEPLLRLNAEARDEATMAKIRDEVLAVIRA; this comes from the coding sequence TTGGCCGTGGCTGATCTGTCACAGCTCGTGAAGGCGTACGACGTGCGCGGAGTCGTTCCCGACCAGTGGGACGAGACGCTGGCCGAGCTCTTCGGTGCCGCCTTCGTCCAGGTGACCGGGGCGAGCGCCATCGTGACGGGTCACGACATGCGGCCCACGTCCCCCGCCCTGTCGCGGGCCTTCGCCCGCGGCGCGGCCGCCCGCGGCGTGGACGTCACCGAGATCGGCCTGTGCTCGACGGACCAGCTGTACTACGCCTCCGGCGCGCTGAACCTGCCGGGCGCGATGTTCACGGCCTCCCACAACCCGGCCCAGTACAACGGCATCAAGATGTGCCGCGCGGGCGCGGCCCCGGTCGGCCAGGACACCGGCCTCACCGAGATCCGCGAACTGGTCGAGCGGTGGAGCGAGACGGGCGCCCCGGAGCCGACAGGCCCGACGGGGACGATCGTTCGGCGGGACACGCTGGAGGACTACGCGGCCCACCTGCTCTCCCTCGTCGACCTGACCTCCATCCGCCCCCTGAAGGTCGTCGTAGACGCGGGCAACGGCATGGGCGGCCACACCGTCCCGACCGTCTTCTCCGGACTGCCGCTGGACACCGTCCCGATGTACTTCGAGCTGGACGGCACCTTCCCGAACCACGAGGCCAACCCCCTCGACCCGGCCAACATCGTCGATCTCCAGAAGCGCGTCCGCGAGGAGGGGGCCGACCTCGGCATCGCCTTCGACGGCGACGCCGACCGCTGCTTCGTGGTCGACGAGCACGGCGACCCGGTCTCCCCGTCCGCCGTCACCGCCCTCGTGGCCGCCCGGGAGCTCGCCAGGCACGGCGGCAAGGGCACGGTCATCCACAACCTGATCACGTCCTGGTCGGTCCCGGAGGTCGTCGAGGAGAACGGCGGCACACCGGTACGCACACGCGTGGGTCACTCCTTCATCAAGGCCGAGATGGCGAGGACCGGCGCGATCTTCGGCGGCGAGCACTCCGCGCACTACTACTTCAAGGACTTCTGGAACGCCGACACGGGCATGCTGGCGGCCCTGCACGTCCTGGCCGCGTTGGGCGGCCAGGAAGGGCCGCTGTCGTCCCTTGTCGCCCAGTACGACCGTTACGCCGGCTCCGGCGAGATCAACTCCACGGTCGCCGACCAGGCGGACCGCCTCGCGGCCGTCAGGGCGGCCTACGAGGGCCAGGAGGGCGTACGCCTCGACGAACTCGACGGCCTCACCATCACCACCGCCGACTGGTGGTTCAACGTCCGCCCCTCCAACACCGAACCCCTCCTGCGCCTGAACGCGGAGGCGAGGGACGAGGCGACGATGGCGAAGATACGGGACGAGGTACTGGCGGTCATCAGAGCCTGA